Proteins encoded together in one Triticum dicoccoides isolate Atlit2015 ecotype Zavitan chromosome 7B, WEW_v2.0, whole genome shotgun sequence window:
- the LOC119341224 gene encoding uncharacterized protein LOC119341224: MNQEFSLEVYSAAHAVVRLYGFLLTVPPELGTADDELDMSCPGDDELVEMEYVPEGRFLGGPAPWFADAGCTAGCMRVAAVDDQEEDADSKQILVLYRYAPFSVSSDGVVVRGSTKKHLLRFMATGDHTARSLAWAGSSLPRLIYPGHFSEQLQELWLSLAAQVSVLPRAARVEVFVDVGILRRSSYYTPERMEWMRPALEDMVEEPWPVRFTGMELHLPEPMRRDHDKDEANDDMDAGERPVKRRRVVAAGEDCPICLQLLEGDDLAAWPGCGKPHVFHGACLESVLVESKTCPMCRRTLYVEPK; this comes from the exons ATGAACCAGGAGTTCTCGCTGGAGGTCTACTCCGCTGCCCACGCCGTCGTTCGGCTATACGGTTTCCTTCTCACAGTGCCACCTGAACTGGGGACGGCCGACGACGAGCTCGACATGAGCTGCCCCGGCGATGACGAGCTGGTGGAAATGGAGTACGTCCCCGAGGGGCGGTTTCTTGGAGGACCGGCGCCGTGGTTCGCCGACGCTGGgtgtacggccggctgcatgcgggTCGCCGCCGTGGACGACCAAGAAGAAGACGCAGACAGCAAGCAGATCCTGGTGCTCTACCGCTACGCCCCTTTTTCAGTATCATCGGACGGCGTGGTAGTGCGAGGGAGCACCAAGAAGCACCTGCTCCGGTTCATGGCCACCGGCGACCACACGGCGAGGTCGCTGGCGTGGGCCGGATCGTCTCTGCCCCGGCTGATATACCCCGGTCACTTCAGCGAGCAGCTCCAGGAGCTATGGTTGAGCCTGGCGGCGCAGGTGAGCGTGCTGCCGCGGGCCGCGCGCGTCGAGGTGTTCGTCGACGTCGGCATCCTCCGGAGGTC GTCGTACTACACGCCCGAGCGCATGGAGTGGATGCGCCCCGCGCTGGAGGACATGGTGGAGGAGCCGTGGCCCGTGCGCTTCACCGGCATGGAATTGCACCTGCCAGAGCCGATGCGGCGCGACCATGATAAAGACGAAGCCAACGATGATATGGACGCCGGTGAACGGCCAGTAAAGCGAAGGAGGGTTGTCGCCGCCGGGGAGGATTGCCCCATCTGCTTGCAGCTGCTCGAGGGCGACGACCTCGCCGCGTGGCCTGGGTGCGGCAAGCCCCACGTCTTCCATGGCGCGTGCTTGGAGAGCGTCCTCGTGGAGAGCAAGACGTGCCCTATGTGCAGGCGCACGCTGTACGTCGAGCCTAAATAA